A part of Gossypium hirsutum isolate 1008001.06 chromosome A07, Gossypium_hirsutum_v2.1, whole genome shotgun sequence genomic DNA contains:
- the LOC107943870 gene encoding 60S ribosomal export protein NMD3, with the protein MGGFRAAETTSFTQTHFLLSQAAHPKARCCSPCYQNQADGSGLAVSLGNLGPLVICTKVTNNIALLDPLTLRQCFLDPDQYWRYSFKYLLGSRQLVEYVFNVEVVSPEFNVGGSKYVMADVEVARVTDYGKLFYVRTHLGHILKPGDHALGYDLYGANNNDNELDKYQNLVIPEVILLKKSYEEKRQKKRGKPRPWKLKSLDMELDESKSRGDEEKMNTEYEEFLRDLEENPEFRFNLSLYRNKDYQPSEMASMSDGDDVPSVPLEELLADLELSDKEDGDDSMKD; encoded by the exons ATGGGTGGCTTCCGTGCAGCTGAGACAACGAGTTTCACACAGACGCACTTTCTTTTATCTCAAGCAGCTCATCCTAAAGCACGATGCTGCAGTCCATGCTATCAAAATCAAGCAGATGGATCAGG ACTTGCTGTTAGTTTGGGGAATCTCGGACCGCTCGTGATCTGCACGAAAGTAACAAACAACATTGCATTGCTCGATCCACTTACTCTAAGGCAATGTTTCTTGGACCCTGACCAGTATTGGAGGTATTCCTTTAAGTATCTACTCGGTAGCAGGCAGTTGGTTGAATATGTCTTTAATGTGGAAGTTGTTTCTCCAGAATTTAACGTCGGGGGCTCTAAATACGTCATGGCCGATGTTGAGGTGGCTCGTGTCACTGATTACGGTAAGTTGTTCTATGTAAGAACTCATCTGGGCCATATATTAAAACCTGGAGATCATGCTCTCGGTTATGACCTATATGGTGCCAACAATAACGATAATGAGCTAGACAAGTATCAGAATCTTGTAATTCCCGAAGTGATTTTGTTAAAGAAGAGCTACGAAGAGAAACGCCAGAAGAAGCGTGGGAAGCCTCGTCCTTGGAAGCTTAAGTCTCTTGATATGGAACTCGATGAATCCAAAAGTAGAGGTGACGAAGAAAAGATGAACACGGAATACGAAGAGTTCTTAAGAGATTTAGAAGAGAACCCTGAATTCCGGTTCAACTTATCGCTGTACCGTAACAAAGATTACCAACCATCGGAAATGGCATCTATGTCAGATGGCGATGATGTGCCTTCAGTTCCATTGGAAGAGTTGCTTGCTGATCTCGAGTTGAGCGATAAGGAAGATGGTGACGATAGCATGAAAGACTAA